tgcatcgattaccgtgagctgaacaaagttaccataaagaatagatatcctttgccaaggatcgacgatctgttcgatcagctgcaaggagcgagctacttttcaaagatcgacttaaggtcgggctatcatcagctaaaggtcagagatgaagatgtgcataagacagcatttaggactcgctacggtcattacgagttcctagtgatgccttttgggctcacaaatgcaccggctgcgttcatggatctcatgaatcgcgtctgcaagccgtacttggacaaatttgtcatagtcttcatcaacgacatccttatatattccaagaaccaagctgaccacgagaaacacctccgttgtattctcgagttgctacaacgtgagaaactctacgccaaattctctaaatgcgaattttggctacgagaggttcagtttttgggtcacgttgtaagtgagcgtggtatccaggtggatcccgctaaggtagaggcagtcatgaactggcaagagccgaggacgcctaccgaaattcgtagtttcctggggttagcaggatattacaggaggtttattgagaatttttcgaggattgctgcgcccttgacttccctaaccaagaagaaagaaaagttcatttggggcccaaagcagcaagaatccttcgaaatcctgaagcaaaagctgagcaacgcacctgtgttgaccttacctgagggtacagaagaattcgtagttcactgcgatgcatcacacacaggcatggggtgtgtgcttatgcagaagggcaatgTTATTGCATACGCTtaacgacaattaaaggtgcacgaaaagaattacaccacccatgatttggagttgggtgtcgttgtatttgcactgaaattgtggaggcattacctctatggtattaaatttgtgatttattctgatcacaaaagtcttcaacatctgttcaaccagaaagagttgaacatgagacaatgccgttggatggaaacattgaatgattatgattgtgagatcaggtaccatctcggcaaagcgaatgtagtcgctgatgccttgagcaggaaagaaagggtaaaacctattcgaatcaatgccaagagcattgaagtcaagaacaatttgattgaaaggatattagctgcacagcgagaggctgtgttggaagctaattatcctaaggaaaagttaggagtaactgaagagcagttaactcttagcaaggatggaatccttagactgaacggacgaatatgggttccgatttatggagggctacgagatgttatcctccaggaagcccatagttccaagtaTTCGGTCCATCcgggagcagataaaatgtatcaagacttaaaagcaaactactggtggataggcttgaaaaagtctgtagccgcccatgtagcaaagtgcttgacttgtgctcaagtcaaagccgaacaccaaaagccgtctggcttgctacaacagcctgaacttccgagtggaagtgggaatgcgtaacgatggacttcataaccaagttacccaaaaccaggaaaggaaacgatacaatatgggtcatagtcgataggctgactaaatcagcttatttcttacccatcaaggagacgtatagctccgatatgttagcccaactttatgttgataagattgtagctttacacggcatacctgtgactattatctccgacagggataccaggtacacgtctcatttctggaagagtttccagcaatctttgggcacgcgtttgaacttcagtacggcttaccatccacagacggacggtcagagtgagcgtactatccaaacgctagaagacatgcttcgtgcatgtgcaatcgatttaggtggtaactgggataagaatctacccctaatcgaattctcctacaataatagctaccataccagcataaaggctgcgcctttcgaggcattatacggtaggaaatgtagatcgcctgtttattgggcggaagtaggagaggtccaattatcaggaccagagatagttttccagacaacggacaagattgtccagatacgggaacgtctcaaggctgcccgcgataggcagaagagctacgctgacccgaagcgtaaggattttcacttcgaagtaggtgaaaaggtgttgcttaaggtgtcaccctggaagggggtgatgcgtttcggcaagaagggcaaactgagtccgagatacataggaccttttgaggtcattgaacgtgtcgggtcagttgcctataagttgaacttgcctgaagagctcaatggaattcacaatgtgttccacatctgcaatctcaagaagtgcttcactgatgaatcattggtgatcccacacacagatgtgcatatagatgagagcttaaaatttgtagagaaaccattgtcgattgaagatcgacaggtgaaaaagcttcgcagaaagcacgtaccgattgtaaaagtcaaatgggatgctcgtagaggtcccgaatatacgtgggaagtcgaagccacaatgaaagaaaaatacccctatttatttgagtaaatctcgggtcgagatttattttaagggggtgaggatgtaacacctcgaatttttgtgtccaataatgtgttaacacgtatCATTagttacacgtggcattgatattaaataaaggactaatgttgacaaaccttgaaagtatataaattcgagggttataaatgtcaaacaaaggtaaatatactgtatagtaaccctaaataatgcttgtaccttcaaacaaataaatcatagatcgtacggaagcaaaacgcggaagaaagtgagagatttcaagctacaggggttaactgtgtcaacatgtttaattatacctctgagtgaccctttaacgttcccggggctttgtaacagtataatacactcactagaatgcaatatatatattccgcgaagttccgttttaaaacgagaaagttacgatcaaattcgtatgagaagggttaaaagcgccaataatataatttaaggctttccggataataaataaattaaccggggggcttaacaatgcgggtaaataacgcgaggtccttaattgtaattaatcgagggccatatcgcaaagttaccccttcaaacccgaaaggtcggGTAATTAATTACCGAGATTTTCTAATCATtgctaaaagatttaaaaagatttatttttaaccccttatggaccgtaaagggtatgccttacggaccgtaaggagggggaatgattgctgatgatccgcctatggcttacggaccgcaagaccgaagccatacggtccgtaagcgatgcccagcgacagaaagttggctgttggctgattTAAACGGCAAAACAATCAAGGATGGGTTTCTCAgggtcatgggcgccccctactcgacccataaccctctaggacacatgccattcatccatgatcagttgtagagtgatgtgtgatgatcttggaccttgtctttgactataaatagacTCATTGTGTTCATAacttcatcacaactcaaacacacTCATCTGGTCATTCCAAAGGCTCTCAAGCATccttctttgttctctaagcaagcctaagcttctgtaagtcgtttacGTCTTTTGTAGTTTGATTTatacttagtaaatagctaaaaaccaaaccgtcgtaaaaacggtttgacttcaaaataaatccgtaatggctcaggcttatgacggatcaaaagtagttatgagttggtatttatgtgggtaataaacctctaaaagggttccctctgatcaccactctaactagctcaaatgtcgagtcaaacgaatgcttaaaaagtcaacagaaagctatttttgcgattcttacataatctgtaatgtatatgctatggaacctgtttagacactcataaaacatgatattaagtatataaacttgattgcgctcgtttgaatcgaccatttgctatattgacccggttcggagccgaatgtcgcaaaagtttgacttttgctttgacttcagttctgacccgttttagtgaggtatagatatgccttaggactctcttaggaccaggttacatgatggtttaaccctctgtgaccggttcatgatttgtccgagtcttctacgcatttccgttaatcgcctaaaagttgaccgtaacggccttttaaaaataaaacgagtatttcggacacgtgaacggaccataaccttgcttactaaattataagcatgtccttaaagtttcacgtcaatccgaggtctagaatgagagttatgctaaaaagcgcaattaaagtaaacttttgtaataaacggcgcaattagcataatgcatatctaaaccaagatttcgtcgcCAAAACTCttacccactgttgtaaaataatatttctggaattttaaagatttttaataatttttaccttgctcataacctgcggttatggctacggttcggtaaataccgaatatgcccttttcggccaaaacatgagttctacaaggtcttttgacccgattccagttgctactgattttaaataataaataaagtattttaaactttataaactgttcgggaaactcagatttcctgtagaactcgaaaagctctttaaaagtctttaaaatgaccgaaaaacccctacggggcgatatattaactaaagctcgttacgggcatcacggaaggtatcctactgataccacaacctctttaaggcatattgacttaggaaataagcgtaggactctcatggttaaccgtttcgcctattgcgcgcacggttcggcttatgaaactagttttcataaaatagccgatacgggttaaattatattatttggaccccaaaatccagagtgtgaaccttaaacctatataaaacaagtctctgaacttgttgggtcagaatcacactccattctcggttcccgccttttcgcgcgattaaaccgtattcacatttcggaaccaaccggtctaggctacggccaatataaagactcgttaggattctaataggttaattgaaaccttcgttccagaataggagccccagtaaaagctatcggtgatttaatcaaattaaggaatatacttgcaaaggtaaatactttaacttattttcccctatacgggcttgggatacggtataatatttaccgcttgattgagcatcatgtcttccatcgcttaggtggttaattgaataatatgatcggctcatttaaacagttttgtttcttaaaagcctttggggggttaatgaccgttgtcccggatatccttggcatcatcttacgaaatggccacgacctcgacatcccggtgtaggcgtacacccggtatattatgtcgacattattatttaaaaagacgtagccgttggtttttatactacggttttacgcaatgtggtgtgtctattaatctttaacccggacaggatccgggctactgaacgcataaaaggacatgtaatacgttcacaagattttaataattttcccaagttataaaagaatttgtgccttgtgcattcaaatcaattttaaataaacatttttaaatgtgtcagttgaacgtatttaccagtgtaaactgacgtatttttccccaaaagattaagtgcaggtactatacgaaattggctggtaatagcttcctaagcatcacgaatagtctcgcaaactcgatgctgtatctgaatgaacaatattttatctttattttgatccgctgtggatacattcgacttctgtaatatatttgatattacaatccagaggttgaagtatatatttatctttaagcttccgctgtgcattcatacaattgtgtggtttgactatattgttgccaactacgtcacggtaatcccccaccgggcccaccggtgatacacgtggaaatcggggtgtgacagcatggtatgatggtcctagtcatagtcctccaccactttttatgtttttttttattttttttagtattctatttttttttaacatttaacaaatatactaacaaaatattttcattaatattaaacccacattacataaacataaaaaaaaaacataaacttaaaaaaaaaaacgaaagacttaatgaaaataaacatagagttaaataatttgatgttttttcatgatgtcgtgttgtaattttttcaacatcgaacgtttcgGCTCGGGTTCGTCCTCGACATTCATCGATATTATTTCCCATTCCTTGAGCCGAATTTTTTCATCGGAAATTCGGATTTTCTCATTCGCCAATCGGACCTTCTCACGTAACTTTTCTTCCGATGCACGACTTTTTTCTTCGACGCCCCGCTCCTTCGCCTTCGTCTTTTGGGCCGTGACGTCATTGTACATTTTTAGGCGTTCCATAAACTCAACCATGTTCGGGtccaccttttccttttcttttcccttGGCCCGCTCCTTCTTTGATTTGTCTCGGCCCGTTGGACGCTCCGGTTCACGTACGTTGTACTCCTCTTCGTCAAAGTCGGCGTCatcatttaagtttatgtgacACCTCGAGTCCGATCCACCGGCACTAAAACTACCCGTTTCcgatgttttttggcgtttcgccATCGCCACCTCGTTGGGAATAGGCCTATATTTTGGTTCGTCTTTTACAACCATCCACGCGCGAACGTGAGGAAAGTTGGTATTACCATTCTTGTCCTTATACTTTTCCAACGCCATTTTGAACACATCCTCGTCGTTCCACCCGCTACGACGGTCACTTGTATATAATTTATTAAATTCCTCGCAAAACCTATTGATGGACGAGTTCATTTTCCGCCACTTTAAGGAGACCGAGTCGACATCTCGATACGGGCCTTGGTCCATAAAGACGAGAAACTTGGCCAATACCTTGGACCAAAACCCCTCACCCGATTGGTTATTAcctataaaaaacaaacaaaatatataaagtgttaacataataataaacaaaagtaaaaaacctactgttaaaaaataaaacttaaagtAAAAACCtactgttaaaaaaaaataaaacctacTAATAAAGTAAAAAACCTACCGgtgtagcaaaaaaaaaaaaaaaaacttaaactaAAAAACCTactgttaacaaaaaaaattaaaactttaaaacTAATAAACACAAAAACCAACtgttaaccaaaaaaaaaaaaaaaaaaacaaactgtcgggtaagaaaaaaaaatttaaactttaaaaaatttaaactttaaaaaatttaaacttaaaaaaaatacgaACCTTTTGCCGGGTTGTCAGAAGTGCCAATGAAAGCCTTGGCTAAGGCTTCTTCTTCGATTGGTGTCCACTTGGTCGCCTTCGGTTTCGACGGTTGATCACCCACCACTTGCTTGCCTTTGTTTAGTTTTCCTTTCCCTTTAGGCGGTTGGGTTTCAGGAACAATCTCCACATCGTCTTTGGGTTCGGATTGGGTCGGGATCGGTTGAGGTTGAACGGGTGGTGTGGGGATCGGTTGAGGTTGAACGGGTGGGAAGTTCCAAGCACCCCGCATCATCATTTGTTGAAGGGCTTGATTTTGGGAGATTTGAGCGAATTGGTTTGGCGAGTGTTGGAATGAAGCAAACGCGTTCGATGAATATTCCGAGAATTGATTCGGTTCTAGCGTCGGATAATATCCCGGAACCGAGAAAACATTAGGTTGGGTCGGATTGTTGGGAGTATTCGGGTTGTTCAGAGTGTTCGGGTTGTCCGGGTTGTTGAACGGATCCatgaaaaagtgtaaaaaggtTTATAGTGGAAGAAGGTTTATAAAATAGTGGAAGAaggtttataaaaattatgtgagaaAGAGATGAAATTTTGGGGTTAATTTGGTGATTGAAAGTGAAAATggaagataaatatatatatttaaaaattctGACCGTTTGGAATTATTCAAAatatggattttttttttattttaacggTCGAATTATTTAATGAGGGCCCCACTTTTTTGGACTGTCTCCAACGGCGAAGAACAGACGGAGAGGCCGGGACGCGGGGGGCGGCATGGTGTAGCGATCGTCGCCGGTGTGGGGACGtcccccataccgtgtagcctcaTGGGAGAATTGGATCTCGTTTTCTTTTTTGTAATCGGTTTTGCTTTGGTTGTGGCTGCTCTTGTTTTTTGGGATGTGTCGTTGTGAATAATAGTTacctttaaaaaaaaatcagTCATCACAGCATCCTTCACATAAAAATCATAAACCGcaactaagagcattcacatccaatccatcaaattatacatacattccactaaaaaacaactcctatatcaatatatttccactaaaaacaaatactttttctctctcctttcaattaaataatattatcattacatttttctctaacttccactcacaaccactttcaaaatatattaaaaaattataacgggtggaacagtgtccccccaaatatacagatgaacagtaacattttctctctcctctactcacaaccactttttataccatTTAGGGGATGCGGAGTGGTGGGCGGCAAAAGGCCATCACCGATCGGCAAGAGCACGGCAAACCATTGCCAACTTGTTTGCCGCGTGAGTGTTTGATGAAATGGGGGGTAAATCGGTGATGGAACACCGCTGcggcaaagggaagaagaggagAGAGACAggggtgtggggtggggtccattccaatctcaaccaatcacatcttttttcctttttttttatttaaaaagtttaccactacaccaaatgtttaaaccattgccaacatttttcaccaaagtttaaacacttttgcctaattgacatggcgcgctctcattggtcggttttttggtttgccactttaaagtgtttaaccactccttatacccttataatataaaaacccctcctcacataatttgatggtttggatgtgaatgctctaacacaTACCTGACTAGGAATCTGCCTCTTATAGAAAACCGAAGAGTttaaaacatcaagctcaaacccAGGATTCGAAAGAACATAAACCGAATACTTAATTCCCATAGCCCATAGGGACTAAATTTACAACTTAATCACAAATAAAGGGTCGAATATGAACTTCACATCAAGTGGTCGACACTAACCCCACACCACCAAATCTTTGTACCTAGGGTTTAACACCACCATTTCTACCGTTtctctaccaccaccaccaccaccaccgccatgaCAACAGTAACTCGCTTCCTCCTCCGCTCCCTCCGCCGCCTCTCCCCCCTCCAAACCGCCACACTTTCCCCCACCTTCACCCTAAAACCCTCATACCAGCCCCAAACGCACGTCATCCCCACCCGCACCTTCGCTTTCTCTTCCGCCGAAGAAGCCGCCGCCGAACGCCGCCGTCGCAAACGCCGCCTCCGCATCGAGCCGCCACTACACGCCCTCCAACGCGATCCCAACTCCCCACGGCCTAAACGCGACCCTAACCAACCCGACACCACCTCCGCCCTCGTCGGCCCCCGCCTCAGCCTCCACAACCGCGTCCAATCCCTGATCCGCGCCGGCGATCTCGACAACGCCTCTGTCGTCGCTCGCCAATCAGTATTCTCCACCACTCGCCCCACCGTGTTCACTTGCAACGCCATTATCGGCTCCATGTATCGCACAAAACGGTATTCGGATGCCATCGCCCTGTTTACCTACTTTTTTAAGCAGTGTAATATCGTCCCGAATGTTGTTTCGTATAATTTTTTAATTGTTTCGTATTGTGAGAGTGGAGAGGTGGATAAAGGATTAGAAGTGTATCAACATATCAAGGAGAATGCGCCTTTTAGCCCGTCCGCAGTTACGTTTCGTCATTTAACGAAAGGTTTGGTTGACGCTGGGCGGATTGACTTGTTGTGGAAAATGGTAGGGGATGGGCACGGGGCGGATTCACACGGGGTTTTTGAATTTGGGGAATTTGGAAAAGGCGAATGAGTTTTTTGATGAGTTGAAGAGCAGGTGTATGGTTTACGACGGGATTGTTAATGCTACGTTTATGGAGTGGTTTTTCAGTCAAGGTAGGGTGAGAGAGGCGATGGAGTCGTATAAGTCGTTGTTGGATAAGGAGTTTAAGATGGTTCCGGCTACGTGTAATGTGCTTTTGGAGGTTTTGCTTAAATGGGGAAGGAAAGTTGAAGCAGAGGCTTTGTTTGATAGTATGTTGGATAGGCATACGCCGCCTGTTGTTCAGGCGGTGAATTCGGATACGTTTAACTTGATGGTGAATGAGTGTTTTAAGGAGGAGGAGGGCAGAGAGTTGGAGGCTTACAGTAGTGTGTTTAAGAAGGCGGGTAAAGCGCCAAAGTCGAAGCCTTTTGCGATGGGTTTAATAACATGATTATGAGGTATTGTGAGAAAGATATGGTGGATGATGCTGAGAAAATGTATGTGGAGTTGTGTGGTAAATCTTTATCGCCTGATGTCAACACATATAGGACATTGATTGATGCTTATTTAAAATTAGGAAGAATCGACGAGGCTATGGACAAGTATACGAAGATGGTGGAGGCTGGCTTGAGAGTGATTCCTACTTACGCTAACAAATGGTTTTCTGAACTAATTGAAAACGGAAAGATTGTTGAGTGTGTACCGATTTTGACTAAAATGGGTGAAAAGGATCCAAAACCGGATGCTACTACTTATGATATTGTGATCAGGGCAGTCTCTAATTATGACACAAGTTTGTCTTTGTTACAACAAATGGTCAGTTATGGTCCTGTACTTAAGGAGCACGTGTTGGATGTTTTCGATAAGGTTGGGCGCAGGGACGATATTGATCGGCTTCTAAATGCAAGATGGTCAGCACAGCGGCATGGTGGTGCAAATCCGAATGGAAGCGGATCGCACTATGGAAATTGGCAGCGGAATGGCGGTGATCAGCAAGTAGTAAATGGGGAGCAAGGATATGAGCAGCCTCAAACTGGCTCTGTTGCACTTTGATTACTTTTAGAAGTAGGGTATAAggtatttatttaatatttctgtTTTTGAGATAGTTGCCAAGAAATTCTTGATTGTCATCCTCTGCAGTGTGCAATCATAAGCGATATTTTCCCTAACTTTTGCTCTGGAGCCTACGTGTATGTTATTTACCGAAATGCCATTtagttgttttttatttatttgcaaGACAGAAAATTGAGGTCATAATGATAAAGTATATTTAAGTTTATATGAAACAAAACATACTTTGAATGGGTGATGATTGTTCATGAGTAGAATGCATAATTATGGTTTCGTCAGAGTCAAATGAAGTGTGTAGCAAAGAAGATCGTAAAACAATTGCACCAGAGCATGTACTCAAGGAATTACAGGTTTGTTCTATATTAAGTTCATGACCCTTGTCATCTGTTTTCGTTATTCTTAGTCCTTACGTGACTCGGAATCCTATACGAGATGGTGAGAAAAGTTGCTCTTCTATTTATACTTGCCAGTTAGTAGAGGTCtacaaattgtttttttttaaaggtCCAGTTTTTTAACCGGTTTCGGTTGTTTTTGGCACAAAAAACCGGTTTTAACAACCTTGTTTGATACGAGGAGAACCCGACCTGGTACTAACTGGTTCGGTTTGGTTTTAAAACTGGTTTTTTAAAATCGGTTCAGTTCTTAAACTGGTTACAAATGTCGCGAAGAGAACCGGTCTATAACCGCCGGGTCGGGTTGAGCCCGGACCgttttttaaaaaccggtttcgATTTTTTCTGGTTTTGATCCTAAAGCCGGTTTTTTACcagttaggggggggggggggtgagttTTTTACATGGAAAAAACATGACACCATTATTAAACTacgggtttgggtttagtctaaatggGTCGGTCAACCTGGTGTTGACTCTTCTAAccttatttatatttataaacttaaaagttttttttttttcttcaggTTCTCGGTTTTGGGGAATTACATATACGAACAACACAAACTCGAAACAATGGTACTTGTTTTCAAACCTAAGATGTATGCTATAATTAAGATGTTGATTATTAGGCTATTTGGGTGGTAATCAGTTTTTTTATAAACGAGCAGGACCCCGTGAGAGGTGGAAAGTGCGCGAATGTAAGAGAGATGACGGAAGAAGAAGCGGCGGCAGAGCAGCAGCGGATGTTTGCAGAAGAAGCACGAGCTAGAATGAATGGCGTTGCCCCTACCGTATCCGTAACCAAAGTGAGTGTTTGCAAAGTCTCTCTAATCTCAGACACAAACATTGAGCCTCAGATGCATACATTAAGTCTCAGACGTAAACTCTACCTTAGGCGCAAAAGTTGCGTTGGTCAAAGGTCATTTTGGTGATTTTCCCTTTATTTATTAAGTACTTGAGTTCATTGGTGAATTTGATGATTATTTTGCACTTTAGTTATGTTTTCTGATTAAAATGTGCTCGATAAGTTCAAATTATTTGCTGAATTCACGTCATAGTTATTTTGTTAtttttccgcaggggcaaaatgatcatttcttttttataaataaataccatatttatATGActtgatttgcccctgaggaaaatgacaaaattgcaggattttataagacaagtatgacctgatttcatttttggaccaaaatggcaataaaactgaaaccacagatgcaaaaggtttgagttttggactaaagtggcaaaagtaaccaaacctcagggacgaaaatggcagtttactcgcTTTTCTTTTTGTAAATACTTTTGACACGCCCCAGCTCAAAAAGTGCATTTTTTCCCAAACGTATATTTAGATAGAGTATATTATACTCCAATTGTTTTATACTAACATCTTTTCGGCGGACCAGGTGGAGGCAGTTTTGCGCATGTTGTGGAGGTTTGCTTCTGAGACTTTTTGGGTCAGAGAGGCGGTATTGCTGGGACAACAGTCTTTTGCTGTTGTTGAGGCTTTTTTCGGGCCTGGAATGTAATTTTTTTGCCTGCAGGTGTTTTGTGTGGTGCTGATGGCGCTGTTAGAGGGTTTGTTGGGCTTTTTAGTTGGCGTTATGTGTTGTTTTGGGTTGCAGTTTAGTTGGTGTTGCAACTACTTTTTGTTTTGTTGGTTAGGTCTGGGGGCTTCAGCCTTTGTAGAGACCATCTTCCTAGCTTTAGCATCTTATATAAACTATTTCAATAATTAATCTTATATTAACTGTTTCATtaaattttaagtgttttaataCAATGTAAGTTTATTCTTTCGCCTTTGAATACAAGTGCTCTTTGAAAAAGGCCTTGGCTTTTTTGGAAACCAACGTTTTAACATGAACGCTTCTAAATTAAAGGAGGTCtccttttagtttttttttattacaaCTTGCGCTTCCTACGTTTAATGTAAACTAAAAACCCTCTAGACCATTTTTTGGTGCTAGAATGTATATAGAATGAAGCATACATCATTTAACTATCCCATGTAGCCGTTAAAAACTTGCATTGCCATGAAGTGCGGAGGCTTTTACACACGTACACACCTTATATAGTAATCTCTTGAAGGCTTGATTTATTTTTCCACCCTTATTGTCAATCCCGCGGCAACGCGTGGGTCTCCCACTAGTAAACTAAAACATAgaattttttttatgattttgttATCATAATTATTACCAC
This genomic stretch from Helianthus annuus cultivar XRQ/B chromosome 8, HanXRQr2.0-SUNRISE, whole genome shotgun sequence harbors:
- the LOC118480998 gene encoding uncharacterized protein LOC118480998 — its product is MDPFNNPDNPNTLNNPNTPNNPTQPNVFSVPGYYPTLEPNQFSEYSSNAFASFQHSPNQFAQISQNQALQQMMMRGAWNFPPVQPQPIPTPPVQPQPIPTQSEPKDDVEIVPETQPPKGKGKLNKGKQVVGDQPSKPKATKWTPIEEEALAKAFIGTSDNPAKGNNQSGEGFWSKVLAKFLVFMDQGPYRDVDSVSLKWRKMNSSINRFCEEFNKLYTSDRRSGWNDEDVFKMALEKYKDKNGNTNFPHVRAWMVVKDEPKYRPIPNEVAMAKRQKTSETGSFSAGGSDSRCHINLNDDADFDEEEYNVREPERPTGRDKSKKERAKGKEKEKVDPNMVEFMERLKMYNDVTAQKTKAKERGVEEKSRASEEKLREKVRLANEKIRISDEKIRLKEWEIISMNVEDEPEPKRSIYLLSINQTTKDVNDLQKLRLA